TCGTTGAAAAGCTCGGACTTGATACAGATAAAGCAATAAAGGATATAGAAGGACTTAAATATGTGCTTCCACCCAAGCCTGATGCATCCAAGCCATGAATACCGGTAAGTTGTAGGTGTAAATATTGATGAGTGAGAGCAGATTCGTTCCACAAGTTATCGAGAAGCTTGGCAGCGAACTGGCAGCCGAAGCACTTATGGAGCTACAGTATAACTTCCCGCTGACAGCAACACCATACAATGATATAGCGGAAAGATTGGGTGTCAATGTTGACGAGCTTCTAGACTTACTGAGAATGTTAAAGGAAAAGCGTATACTGAAGCGTGTAGGCTTCTACCTGAACTACAGAGCTGCTAGGAAACGGGCAGCCCTCATAGCTATAGCAACGGAAACGCCGCGGGAAGCAACTAAGTACCTAGTTGAAATACTAGAGGTCACGCATAGCTATCTCAGGGACCACCCAGTATACAACCTGTGGGTTGTAGGAAAGCATGAAGACCCAGAAAGAATAGTTGAGGCGGCCCGCAAGGCCGCAGAACGATACGGTAAGGGCAAATGGCTAGTACTCTGGGGCGAGAAAACTCTCCGGCTAAGTGTAAAATACGATCTTGAAAAAGGTATAAGCAGAGCTGGCCCTTACAGCACGGTTGCAGCCAACCCACCGAGACCAGAGGATATAGGCTACAGCATGGCCTTAGCTAGGGCTTTGCGTGTCCTACCACTCGAAGAACGACCATATGCGGTGATAGCAAGGCAGCTCGGGCTAACAGAGGATCGGGTCATAGAAGCTGCGCGTGTAATGCTCGATAGAGGTATACTAGGAGACCCTGGAGCGGCATTGGATGGTCACAAGTTAGGCTTCCAGTACAACGGGATGGTAACCCTGGCACCGAAAGAAATAGATCAGCTGGACGATCTATGTAAATGGGTTGTAAACAACATCAGTGAAGCCACTCATGTAGTTAAGCGATCCGTGACACCTCAGGGAGCTTGGAGACATCTATGCTACTTCATGGTCCATAGTGTTGATGAAGATAGGGTCAAGCCAGTACTTAAACGCTTGGACGACTGCCCATATCTCGACGACTACATGGTTATTAGGAGTCTAGAAGACTTACTCCCAGGTGTGATAAGATAACAAGTATCCATACAAGCACATGGTTTTAGGAGCCAAAACAGTCGGCTAATGTAGTTGTAGGATAGGGGGTGTAAGGATAAGTGATACCTGTCACCGTAATGGTTGCAGGTAAGGGTACTGTATCTACCCGTATAAAGGGACATTATGGACCTCGGAGACCATCCAAGTTCTCTGACGTATTAAGGCCAATAGTATTCTGGAATATAACATATCAATGCAACTTGAAATGTGCCCATTGCTACATAAATGCACTCCAGAACAAGCTACCCAAGGAACTCTCCACCGAAGAGGCTCGTAGACTATCCCAGGAGATGGTCGAGATAGGCATTCCACTAGTCGTCGTAACCGGCGGCGAACCACTTGTGAGAGATGACTTTTGGGACATAATGGAGCCCATGGCTAACAAGCAGAGGCCACGCCTCTCTCTGAGTACAAACGGTACGCTAATAACGCGTGATGTTGCAGAGAAGTTGGCATCATATGGGTTCGTTTATGTCGGTATATCGATTGATAGTGTAAAGCCTGGATGGCATGACAAGTTCAGAGGAGTTGAAGGCGCCTTTGAGGCTACCCTGCGTGGTATAAAGAATAGTATAGATGCAGGAATAGATGTCGGCATTAGGACTACAATAACGAGATACAATGTTAAAGAGGTCCCCGAAATTCTGCGCTGGTCGTATGATATGGGTATAAAAAGAATAAGCCTATATATACTAGATACGGTGGGCCGTGGTACAGGAATAAAGGACTGGCTTCCAACACATGATCAGCTAAAATGGCTTGCAGATGTATTGATAGATGAGGCCAGAAAGTACGCCGATGCTATGGAAATACTCATAGTTAGAGGCCAATTCATGGGGATATACATAGCTGATAAGATATCGAGAACAAACGAGGAGTTCATAGATTACATAAAGATGCTGGATGCGCAAGGTAACTGTGGACGGAAAAGCGTAAGCATATATCCCGATGGCTCTGTGAAGCCTTGTCAGTTCGTAGACTGGGTAAGCCTAGGCAATGTGCGCGAAAAACCACTGCGCGAGATACTAAATCCAGAGAATCCGGAACTAAAACCGTTCCTAGAGATAGAGAGACATTTGCGCGGCCCCAGGTGTAGCAAGTGTCCATTCCGTAGGATATGTGGCGGAGGTAGTCGTGGAAGGGCCCTAGAGTTCTATGGTGATGAGTGGGGTGATGACCCGCTCTGCTTCATAGACCCGATAGAGATAGCTAAGAAGCGTGGAATAGATCCAGCAGCTATCGTGTAGCCGATGAGCCTCCAGTCAAGTGGCCCTGCGATTCGAGTTTGGTGCCTGGTCATCTACTCCCGGCACGGCTTCTCTACATTTCTTAGTCTTGCGAGATCCTGGAGTATGGGTATTTCTCTAAACTTCTTGCACGGGAGCATGTCCCATATGATTCCAGGTGGTTTCTCAGCAGACTCGAACCGGAGCAGTCTACGCGGGGTAGCAGCTATGTCTACAGCTAGGTCATAAGGTTCTTTCGGTATATAATCAACGAGCTGGAGATCGTGAATAGTGGTTGCGACTGGAACGTCTTCCACAACTAATCCAAGGTCGCGCATAATGCCATACTCTATCTCTGCGTATCCCTCGCCCTTGCCTATACGATGCCCCTTCCTATCTATTGCGACGGAGCCAGTAACAATTAGATCTATGCCGCCCATAGACCTTAGCTCGTCTATAGACAGTTTTTTGCCTAGCTGGAAGGCGCCCCGTATGGTAGCAGCTCTCTCGTATAGGGATTCCGGTATGAGTCGTGGATCCAGCAGGAGAAAGCCCTCTCGTAGACGGGGAGTGGCCATCACGACTATCTTGCCGCTACGTAGAGCCGCTAATCTAACCCATTTCTGTGGTGCATCCGGGTTAACCTTGACTATTCTAGCTCTCCTCCACTCTGGTGTCTCAGACAGCCTAGCTGCAGCCTCGTCCGCGCCCCTGAAGTTGGGTATACGCCCGTAGACTGGGCGTGGGAAAGTTGCGACGCCACGCTCCTCCAGAAGCCTCCATATGTACTCCCTTATCCTTTGCTTTTCCTTGGAGGTTTTACTCTCCAAAGCTCTAAGCCCCTAGCTTCTCCAGGAGGGCTTCAACCCTTTCAGCGCTATTCTCGAGACTCTCGATTAGCGCTTGTATCCTAGCCCGCTGTAGTAGCACGGCGGCTGCAATCCTGGCAGAGCGATAACCTCTCCTCGCAAGTGGTGTGAGGCTCCGTAGCCACTCCAGCGTCTTCGCGACATTGCGTACACTCTTGCCGAGCTTGGCTGCAGCTTCGGAAACAGCACTGGACTCTGCTATAGCGCGAAGTACCTCTAGCTGCTCTGGTTTTATCCGGATAGAAGGGTCGAGGAGCAGCCTTACAGCCTCGCTAAACGCCTCCAGTACAGCGCCATAGACTATATCCTCTAACTCTTCAGCGTCGAGCAGAAATACGTCCTCCAGTTCTATAACGGTTACACCGAGCTTCTCCGCAAGCACACGGGCGGACTCATCGGCAAACCCTTTACACACTACCAGGGGTCTAGCGTTAAGCAGTACAGCGTTGCTATACACCTGGCGGATACCGTGGATATCCAATCTGCCAGCTTTAACCTCTACAACATACAAGTTTCCCTCACTATCCTCAGCCAATGCATAAACTTCACCTATCTCGACTCCATCAACTACTATACGCTTATGAGTTTCGAGTACCCGGTAGCCGCGCTGCTCAAGCAGACGGAACGCTATTCTCTCACTGGCTAGCCAGCGCCTAACACCACCCTTGGCCAAGTCTGCGACACCCTATCCGCGTCATTGTGGTGCCTCTCCCCTGGTTCTTAGAGGGCCTACAAACCCTATATGGCTCTCCTAGACCGAGTGCCTGGTTCCGGGAGACTACAGTGAAGGTTGAACGTAGCAAGCTATTAGCAGAGCCGGTTAAAGACGTAAAGGTAGACCCGAATGCAACGCTAGCGGACCTAGTCAACATGCTTGACGACATACACGGCTTTATGGCTGGTCATTTGGCACGTGCGGTAAAACTGCTATCGAGCTGTCTCAGGAAATCTGACCTACGTGTAATGTCGTTCACAGCGAATCTCGTAGCAACTGGGCTTAGAGGTGTATTTGCACAACTGATACGCGAGGGTATATTCAACCTGGTTGTAACAACATGTGGAACAATAGATCACGACATATCCAGGGGGAGCGGAGGCGTATACTACAAGGGGTTCTTCGAGACAGACGACCGCATGCTACACGAGGTCGACGTGCATAGGCTCGGCAACGTATTCATACCTATGGAGGACTATGGGCCACGCGTCGAGAAGATGACATACAGTGTACTTGATAGACTCGATAGATCCAGAGAGTGGGGTATCTATGAAATACTCTGGGAGATAGGCAAGGAGCTAAGCAACGACGAGAACAGTATACTCGCGGCAGCTGCCGAAACGAAGACCCCCATAATAGTCCCTGGTTTCCTAGACGGGGCTTTCGGTACAGCGCTCTTTACATACTTGCAGACGCATCGCGACCTAAGAGTAAACCCG
The window above is part of the Pyrodictium delaneyi genome. Proteins encoded here:
- a CDS encoding Lrp/AsnC family transcriptional regulator, with translation MSESRFVPQVIEKLGSELAAEALMELQYNFPLTATPYNDIAERLGVNVDELLDLLRMLKEKRILKRVGFYLNYRAARKRAALIAIATETPREATKYLVEILEVTHSYLRDHPVYNLWVVGKHEDPERIVEAARKAAERYGKGKWLVLWGEKTLRLSVKYDLEKGISRAGPYSTVAANPPRPEDIGYSMALARALRVLPLEERPYAVIARQLGLTEDRVIEAARVMLDRGILGDPGAALDGHKLGFQYNGMVTLAPKEIDQLDDLCKWVVNNISEATHVVKRSVTPQGAWRHLCYFMVHSVDEDRVKPVLKRLDDCPYLDDYMVIRSLEDLLPGVIR
- a CDS encoding radical SAM/SPASM domain-containing protein produces the protein MIPVTVMVAGKGTVSTRIKGHYGPRRPSKFSDVLRPIVFWNITYQCNLKCAHCYINALQNKLPKELSTEEARRLSQEMVEIGIPLVVVTGGEPLVRDDFWDIMEPMANKQRPRLSLSTNGTLITRDVAEKLASYGFVYVGISIDSVKPGWHDKFRGVEGAFEATLRGIKNSIDAGIDVGIRTTITRYNVKEVPEILRWSYDMGIKRISLYILDTVGRGTGIKDWLPTHDQLKWLADVLIDEARKYADAMEILIVRGQFMGIYIADKISRTNEEFIDYIKMLDAQGNCGRKSVSIYPDGSVKPCQFVDWVSLGNVREKPLREILNPENPELKPFLEIERHLRGPRCSKCPFRRICGGGSRGRALEFYGDEWGDDPLCFIDPIEIAKKRGIDPAAIV
- a CDS encoding 5-formyltetrahydrofolate cyclo-ligase codes for the protein MESKTSKEKQRIREYIWRLLEERGVATFPRPVYGRIPNFRGADEAAARLSETPEWRRARIVKVNPDAPQKWVRLAALRSGKIVVMATPRLREGFLLLDPRLIPESLYERAATIRGAFQLGKKLSIDELRSMGGIDLIVTGSVAIDRKGHRIGKGEGYAEIEYGIMRDLGLVVEDVPVATTIHDLQLVDYIPKEPYDLAVDIAATPRRLLRFESAEKPPGIIWDMLPCKKFREIPILQDLARLRNVEKPCRE
- a CDS encoding deoxyhypusine synthase; protein product: MKVERSKLLAEPVKDVKVDPNATLADLVNMLDDIHGFMAGHLARAVKLLSSCLRKSDLRVMSFTANLVATGLRGVFAQLIREGIFNLVVTTCGTIDHDISRGSGGVYYKGFFETDDRMLHEVDVHRLGNVFIPMEDYGPRVEKMTYSVLDRLDRSREWGIYEILWEIGKELSNDENSILAAAAETKTPIIVPGFLDGAFGTALFTYLQTHRDLRVNPFRDEEVMSNKFFTAKHATALIIGGGISKHHTIWWAQFREGFDCAVYMTTAVEYDGSLSGAHPREAISWNKLRPEGESIVVYGDATILLPILVAGVLAYKRNNKK